A section of the Thermotoga caldifontis AZM44c09 genome encodes:
- a CDS encoding substrate-binding domain-containing protein, whose translation MRKFLLVLMVAVALVSFAAKYRIGVAIPAADHGWTGGMVWWAQYAIKQYQNDPNVEFYLVTAKEPSEQIAQVQALLARGIDALVINPYESAPLTPICVQAFRQGVYTVIVDRGIVSEEYNVYIAGDNYMYGYLAGKYIAEKLKGKGNIVVIRGIPSTIDDERVKAFKDAIAPYPDLKIIAEQPGYWSREKAFEVMQTLLTKFPQIDAVWTGDDDMLHGVLIALRQAGRDKNIILVGGACEKNIVKMIMDGHPLIEVDFTYPPNMIATAINLAVMALKGESLNGFYQKGIPRKIILSTETVTRQNAKDYYFPDSVF comes from the coding sequence ATGAGGAAGTTCCTGCTCGTGTTGATGGTAGCCGTAGCTCTGGTGAGCTTCGCGGCGAAGTACAGGATCGGAGTCGCGATTCCAGCAGCGGATCACGGTTGGACTGGTGGCATGGTCTGGTGGGCACAGTACGCGATCAAGCAGTACCAGAACGATCCGAACGTGGAGTTCTACCTGGTCACTGCGAAAGAACCGAGCGAACAGATCGCTCAGGTTCAAGCGTTGCTCGCGCGCGGAATCGACGCACTGGTCATCAACCCGTACGAGTCCGCTCCACTCACACCCATCTGCGTCCAGGCGTTCAGACAGGGCGTTTATACCGTCATCGTTGACAGAGGCATCGTGTCTGAAGAGTACAACGTTTACATCGCTGGCGACAACTACATGTACGGTTACCTTGCAGGAAAGTACATCGCAGAGAAGCTCAAGGGCAAAGGTAACATCGTCGTCATAAGGGGCATCCCGTCAACGATCGATGATGAGAGGGTGAAAGCGTTCAAGGACGCAATCGCACCGTATCCAGATCTGAAGATCATCGCAGAACAGCCCGGTTACTGGTCCAGAGAGAAGGCGTTCGAAGTCATGCAAACGTTGCTCACCAAGTTCCCACAGATCGACGCGGTCTGGACGGGTGACGACGATATGCTCCACGGTGTCCTGATCGCACTCAGGCAGGCTGGCAGGGACAAGAACATCATCCTGGTCGGTGGTGCGTGCGAGAAGAACATAGTCAAGATGATCATGGATGGCCATCCGCTCATCGAGGTTGACTTCACCTACCCACCCAACATGATTGCCACAGCGATCAACCTTGCGGTCATGGCGCTCAAAGGCGAATCTTTGAACGGTTTCTACCAGAAGGGAATCCCGAGAAAGATCATACTCTCAACCGAGACTGTCACCAGGCAGAACGCGAAGGATTACTACTTCCCAGATTCGGTGTTCTGA
- a CDS encoding ABC transporter permease gives MCIKLKAFLTKYMIVLVLIGLMIFSGIVTPAFLKPRNILNIFWQTSYVGIIAIGITFVMIAGGIDLSVGSMLALLGAFAITTSNKIGDSVGATVLSILLTYGLGALLGLGMGLLTTKGKIPAFITTLGGMAIYRSLVLNFANGGVYMSFSRTFSSFGMKFIAGLPLPMIVFIAYAVLAYIVLDKTKFGRYVYAVGANETAAVYSAIKVDVVRTITYVISGVSVATSAILLSSMMASVSSSSTGSGFELDAIAAAVIGGTSLSGGKGTIFGTFFGALILGVVNNMLVMLNVAVYLQGMVKGLIIIAAVLLQSLRR, from the coding sequence GTGTGTATCAAACTTAAAGCCTTTCTCACCAAGTACATGATCGTGCTCGTGCTGATCGGGTTGATGATCTTCTCCGGCATCGTGACACCGGCGTTTCTCAAGCCGAGAAACATTCTGAACATCTTCTGGCAGACGTCCTACGTGGGAATCATAGCGATAGGCATCACCTTCGTGATGATCGCCGGCGGGATCGATCTTTCGGTTGGCTCGATGCTCGCGCTCCTCGGTGCCTTCGCCATAACGACGAGCAACAAGATAGGCGACAGCGTTGGAGCGACGGTGCTTTCGATCCTGCTCACCTACGGTCTTGGTGCTCTGCTCGGTCTTGGCATGGGCCTGTTGACGACGAAGGGAAAGATTCCCGCGTTCATCACCACGCTCGGCGGCATGGCGATATACAGATCCTTGGTGCTCAACTTCGCAAACGGTGGAGTGTACATGAGTTTTTCCCGCACCTTCTCCAGTTTCGGCATGAAGTTCATCGCGGGTCTACCTTTACCCATGATCGTGTTCATAGCCTACGCCGTTCTGGCGTACATCGTTCTGGACAAAACGAAATTTGGGAGGTACGTGTACGCAGTCGGTGCGAACGAAACCGCTGCGGTCTATTCGGCGATAAAGGTCGATGTGGTCAGAACGATCACGTACGTCATCAGTGGAGTTTCTGTCGCGACTTCGGCCATACTGCTCTCTTCGATGATGGCTTCCGTGAGCTCTTCGTCGACGGGATCTGGCTTCGAGCTGGACGCGATCGCGGCGGCCGTGATCGGTGGAACGAGTTTGAGCGGTGGAAAGGGTACGATCTTTGGAACGTTCTTCGGGGCGCTGATACTCGGTGTTGTCAACAACATGCTCGTGATGCTGAATGTGGCAGTGTACCTGCAAGGTATGGTCAAGGGTTTGATCATCATCGCTGCAGTGTTGCTGCAAAGTTTGAGAAGGTGA
- a CDS encoding sugar ABC transporter ATP-binding protein yields MSAILSARNICMDFSNVRVLHNVDVDFEPARIYGVVGENGAGKSTLMRILSGFLQPTEGEIFFEGKKVELNPLKAKSLGIVLIPQELNLVESLRVYENIFLKDELTRSFLLAKKQMIEETKQLMQQLGLSIDPTVYVSQLSPAQKQMVEIIKAISKKVKVLIMDEPTSSLTDEEVLKLFEIVKSMKQKGITVIFISHRLKEVRQIAEELIVLRDGRKVYQGEVQGLSEKQIAELMVGRKLEEIFPEKPVPGSEIVLQVKDLSTLDGRVRQASFELRKGEILGFYGLVGSGRTELMEALVGIRKVKSGEVYLFGKKVKIEDPLEAKKLGLVYLPEDRKNGGIIASLEAFKNTTMMALEKFSRLFVRVRSELDTFKGYEKKFEIKVRSPWQTVGTLSGGNQQKVVISKLVETGAKIFLFDEPTRGVDVNARHQIYKIMHQMIEELGCSFVVVSSDLPEIIGLCNRVMVMRNGQVVAEVEGEDLNEKELIYHATGVKEVGVYQT; encoded by the coding sequence ATGAGCGCGATTCTTTCTGCGAGGAACATCTGCATGGACTTTTCGAACGTGAGAGTCCTGCACAACGTCGATGTCGACTTCGAGCCGGCTAGGATCTACGGTGTGGTCGGTGAGAACGGAGCCGGAAAATCGACACTCATGAGGATCCTTTCGGGTTTTTTGCAGCCGACCGAAGGAGAGATCTTCTTCGAAGGGAAAAAGGTCGAGCTGAATCCGCTCAAAGCCAAATCCCTCGGCATCGTGCTGATACCGCAGGAATTGAACCTGGTCGAAAGTCTGAGGGTGTACGAGAACATCTTCCTCAAAGACGAGTTGACGAGAAGTTTTCTGCTCGCAAAGAAACAGATGATAGAAGAAACCAAGCAGCTCATGCAGCAGCTCGGGCTCTCCATAGATCCCACAGTTTACGTGTCACAGCTTTCACCGGCACAGAAGCAGATGGTCGAGATCATCAAAGCCATATCCAAGAAGGTGAAGGTGCTGATCATGGACGAGCCAACCTCTTCGCTCACGGACGAGGAGGTGCTCAAGCTCTTCGAGATCGTGAAGAGCATGAAGCAGAAGGGAATAACGGTGATATTCATCTCGCACAGGCTCAAAGAGGTACGACAGATAGCTGAAGAACTGATCGTGTTGCGCGATGGAAGAAAGGTCTATCAGGGAGAGGTACAGGGCCTGAGTGAAAAACAGATAGCCGAACTCATGGTCGGTCGAAAGCTCGAAGAAATCTTTCCTGAAAAACCAGTTCCAGGTTCTGAGATCGTTCTGCAGGTGAAGGACCTCTCAACTCTGGATGGAAGAGTCAGGCAGGCGAGTTTCGAGCTCCGCAAGGGTGAGATACTCGGTTTCTACGGTCTCGTCGGTTCCGGCAGGACCGAGCTCATGGAAGCGCTCGTGGGAATCAGGAAGGTGAAGTCCGGTGAGGTGTATCTGTTTGGAAAAAAGGTGAAGATCGAAGATCCCCTGGAAGCGAAAAAGCTGGGGCTCGTTTACCTTCCTGAGGACAGAAAGAACGGCGGGATCATAGCCAGTCTGGAAGCGTTCAAGAACACAACGATGATGGCCTTGGAGAAATTCTCGAGGCTCTTCGTGCGTGTTCGAAGTGAACTCGATACTTTCAAAGGCTACGAAAAGAAGTTCGAGATCAAGGTGCGAAGTCCATGGCAGACCGTTGGGACGCTGAGTGGGGGCAACCAGCAGAAAGTCGTCATATCCAAACTCGTGGAAACGGGAGCAAAGATCTTTCTGTTCGATGAACCGACGCGCGGCGTGGATGTGAACGCGAGGCACCAGATTTACAAGATCATGCACCAGATGATAGAGGAACTTGGTTGCAGTTTCGTCGTGGTTTCTTCCGATCTACCAGAGATCATAGGGCTCTGTAACAGGGTCATGGTCATGCGCAACGGCCAGGTTGTGGCCGAGGTGGAAGGAGAAGACCTCAACGAGAAAGAACTCATCTATCACGCGACGGGTGTGAAGGAGGTCGGTGTGTATCAAACTTAA
- a CDS encoding GAF domain-containing sensor histidine kinase, which produces MEFFERGYESHAMDKLASIFCEETQAEACDVYLFEDHRSRFRLVGSTHKRESVGQEKLGKDEIEGLKDSFLLEYNAKTIGAVVLKQPKKLENLQGWLDELSRTLWAAEKIVSLQEAVKKHEMLSELTDVFYSSSDTVSLLKGTLAVMKKALSAEAVLYFSKAEEGYLFKGADGVDKDQLIYEKLPANHSFVSKVEKSDQGVVMTKIQLDFLGIKVKSVVASPAKLGGNVLGIFIAVNKVAPGGYRSRYSFEEMDLLSLSDMVKRYCLAYTRMEYQLDLKEQIERLTLSTKEYEKLIQQQQEYLRKMDLTHSLSNAMRASYDLVNVYKILLLGLTSGRGFAFNRALLLIRDRKTETLVGKMWLGPEEGEDIEKIWKEAERRAMIYGDFAQYLREEALMLDAKNSLTTRIEGRMFYYKDHPILERVVLRKRIIHVTPSLIESFGPSVHDLVSLLGVDEFLVLPLVGRWDTIGVVILDNKFTRKPISEMDVEVLRIVTDSAGLAIENVMNYEELRKKTESLEKQKNVIDYLHRFTENILQNLSTGVAVLDKNGRILQCNRKFSHIVGLPQERIVGEHYTELGPTFQDLFEVAMTILERRENIELNEYRIESTQGEIFLDVRYSPLWDPANESITGVIVTLEDVTQRVRMEQENKEREKLALLGEVAARVAHELRNPITVIGGFINRAKKNLSNPGTVEKYLDVISKEVENLERIVTEILEFSKPKSILEFTEFDINELIQEVVYLMQEKASRANVIIETRLSSAAKVVADRTKLKRVLINLVQNAVEASPPNGKIVIKSFKEAEKVVVSVFNTGQPLSENELKKIFTPFYTTKTQGTGLGLPICKKIIEDEHGGRIWAEPKNDGMEFLFEIPVKGGNKNGKSQDPRCG; this is translated from the coding sequence ATGGAATTCTTCGAGCGCGGTTATGAAAGTCATGCGATGGACAAACTCGCATCCATATTCTGTGAAGAGACGCAGGCAGAAGCCTGTGATGTGTATCTTTTTGAAGATCACAGATCCAGGTTCAGATTGGTCGGTTCGACGCACAAACGAGAGAGCGTCGGTCAGGAGAAGTTGGGTAAGGATGAGATCGAAGGTTTGAAGGATAGTTTCTTGCTGGAATACAATGCGAAGACCATCGGTGCTGTGGTGTTGAAACAACCAAAAAAACTCGAAAATTTGCAGGGCTGGCTGGACGAACTTTCGAGGACACTCTGGGCTGCAGAGAAGATCGTATCTTTGCAGGAAGCGGTGAAAAAACATGAAATGCTCAGCGAACTGACCGATGTTTTCTACAGTTCCAGCGACACAGTCTCGCTGCTTAAAGGCACACTCGCGGTTATGAAGAAAGCCCTGAGCGCCGAAGCGGTTCTTTACTTTTCCAAGGCGGAGGAAGGTTACCTCTTCAAAGGCGCGGACGGTGTGGACAAGGATCAGCTGATATACGAAAAATTGCCGGCAAACCACAGTTTCGTGTCGAAAGTGGAAAAGTCCGATCAGGGTGTGGTGATGACGAAGATCCAGCTCGATTTTCTTGGTATCAAGGTCAAATCGGTTGTCGCCAGTCCTGCAAAGCTTGGAGGAAATGTTTTGGGTATCTTCATCGCCGTGAACAAGGTCGCTCCGGGTGGCTATCGTAGCAGGTACAGTTTCGAAGAAATGGACCTGTTGAGCTTGAGCGATATGGTGAAAAGGTACTGCCTTGCTTACACGCGCATGGAGTACCAGCTGGATCTCAAAGAACAGATAGAGCGTCTGACACTCAGCACGAAAGAGTACGAGAAATTGATCCAGCAACAGCAGGAGTACCTGAGGAAGATGGACCTGACACACAGTCTGAGCAACGCGATGAGGGCGAGCTACGACCTGGTGAACGTGTACAAGATCTTGCTTTTGGGGTTGACTTCGGGTAGAGGTTTCGCATTCAACAGGGCACTGTTGCTGATCAGAGACAGAAAGACCGAGACGCTCGTGGGAAAGATGTGGCTCGGCCCTGAAGAAGGAGAAGACATCGAGAAGATCTGGAAAGAGGCCGAGCGCCGTGCGATGATTTATGGAGATTTTGCCCAGTATCTGCGCGAGGAAGCTCTGATGCTGGATGCGAAGAACAGTTTGACCACGCGCATAGAGGGAAGAATGTTCTATTACAAGGACCATCCGATCCTTGAAAGGGTGGTGCTCCGTAAGAGGATAATCCATGTGACACCGTCGTTGATAGAAAGTTTTGGTCCATCAGTGCATGATCTTGTGAGCCTTCTCGGTGTTGATGAGTTCCTCGTGTTGCCGCTGGTCGGTCGCTGGGACACGATAGGTGTGGTGATACTCGACAACAAATTCACCAGGAAACCGATCAGCGAGATGGACGTGGAAGTGCTCAGGATAGTCACAGACAGTGCCGGACTCGCCATAGAGAACGTGATGAACTACGAAGAGCTGAGGAAGAAGACCGAAAGCCTCGAGAAACAGAAGAACGTGATAGATTACCTTCACAGGTTCACCGAAAACATTCTGCAGAACCTTTCGACGGGTGTCGCCGTGCTCGACAAAAACGGTCGCATCCTGCAATGCAACAGGAAGTTCTCTCACATCGTGGGATTACCCCAGGAACGGATCGTGGGAGAGCACTACACGGAGCTTGGACCCACCTTTCAGGATCTCTTCGAGGTCGCCATGACCATTCTGGAAAGGCGCGAGAACATCGAGCTGAACGAATACCGCATCGAAAGCACCCAGGGTGAAATCTTCCTCGACGTCAGGTACTCACCGCTTTGGGATCCAGCGAACGAATCCATCACGGGCGTCATCGTCACTCTGGAAGACGTCACGCAGAGGGTCAGGATGGAGCAGGAAAACAAAGAGAGAGAAAAGCTCGCCCTGCTCGGTGAGGTCGCGGCGCGGGTGGCGCACGAGTTGAGAAATCCCATCACGGTGATCGGGGGATTCATAAACAGGGCAAAGAAGAATCTGTCCAACCCCGGGACTGTCGAAAAGTATCTGGACGTCATATCGAAAGAGGTCGAGAACCTTGAAAGGATTGTGACGGAGATCTTGGAATTCAGCAAACCGAAATCGATCCTGGAGTTCACCGAATTCGACATCAACGAACTGATTCAAGAAGTTGTCTATCTCATGCAAGAAAAAGCGAGCAGAGCGAATGTTATAATAGAAACAAGACTTTCGAGCGCGGCAAAAGTCGTCGCAGACAGGACCAAATTGAAGAGGGTTCTCATCAACCTCGTTCAGAATGCCGTGGAGGCCTCGCCTCCCAACGGTAAGATAGTCATCAAGTCTTTCAAGGAAGCTGAGAAAGTCGTTGTGTCGGTCTTCAACACGGGTCAGCCTCTTTCGGAGAACGAACTGAAGAAGATCTTCACACCGTTCTACACGACCAAGACGCAAGGAACAGGCCTGGGATTACCGATTTGCAAGAAGATCATCGAAGATGAACACGGTGGCAGGATCTGGGCCGAACCGAAGAATGACGGCATGGAGTTTTTGTTCGAAATCCCTGTGAAGGGAGGAAACAAGAATGGCAAAAGCCAAGATCCTCGTTGTGGATGA
- a CDS encoding sugar phosphate isomerase/epimerase family protein produces the protein MKIGFLTVALGNTKFDEIVEWAASAGFEALEVAAWPLVNERDFSSTTIDVDKFDRKEAERIKALLEKRGLIISSLAYYDNNLDANPEKRRAINEHLKKVIDAANLLGVELVGTFIGRDITKSVEENLKEFEKVFKPLIAYAESKNVKLMIENCPMVGWQAEEKIGNIFYSPELWREIFRITPDSFGLNLDPSHLYWLGVDYLKVVEEFADRIFHVHAKDVEIKRNMLHEQSIFGHFGTNAHGKSWWIYRMPGLGEIDWPSFLLNLKKVGYDFVISIEHEDPIWAGSLEKAKKGLLMGLQFLRKLV, from the coding sequence ATGAAGATCGGTTTCCTGACGGTCGCGCTGGGCAACACGAAATTCGATGAAATCGTTGAGTGGGCCGCGAGCGCTGGTTTTGAGGCTTTAGAAGTTGCCGCCTGGCCTTTGGTGAACGAGAGGGACTTTTCTTCCACCACGATCGATGTTGATAAGTTCGACAGGAAAGAAGCAGAAAGGATCAAAGCGCTTCTGGAGAAACGTGGCCTGATCATCTCTTCTCTGGCTTATTACGACAACAACCTCGATGCGAATCCTGAGAAGAGGAGGGCTATAAACGAGCATCTCAAAAAAGTCATCGATGCGGCCAATCTGCTGGGCGTTGAGCTCGTCGGAACGTTCATAGGAAGAGACATAACCAAGAGTGTGGAAGAGAACCTGAAGGAGTTCGAAAAGGTTTTCAAACCGTTGATAGCCTACGCCGAGAGCAAGAACGTTAAGCTCATGATAGAGAACTGCCCCATGGTGGGCTGGCAGGCAGAAGAGAAGATAGGGAACATCTTCTATTCACCGGAGCTCTGGAGAGAAATATTCAGGATCACCCCAGATTCTTTTGGACTGAACCTCGATCCGTCACACCTGTACTGGCTCGGTGTGGATTATCTGAAGGTGGTGGAAGAGTTCGCCGACAGAATTTTCCACGTGCACGCGAAAGATGTTGAGATCAAGAGGAACATGCTCCATGAACAGAGCATCTTTGGACACTTTGGAACCAACGCGCACGGTAAGAGCTGGTGGATCTACCGCATGCCCGGCCTCGGCGAGATCGACTGGCCAAGCTTCCTGCTGAATTTGAAAAAGGTTGGGTACGATTTCGTCATCAGCATAGAGCACGAAGATCCCATCTGGGCGGGCAGTCTGGAGAAGGCGAAGAAAGGTTTGCTCATGGGATTGCAGTTCCTCAGAAAGCTCGTTTGA
- a CDS encoding Mut7-C RNAse domain-containing protein: MNMFFADRMLGKLAKKLRLLGFDTAYASQMSEEEILQLCKESGRILITRDRDLLKKAVENGVRCYYVSSDDWREQLVELSKKIDLKNSKRMSRCSLCNVELVEASEEQIKEKVPLYVQQTQREFYSCPVCGRVYWAGSHVEHAEELFRRLGL, from the coding sequence ATGAACATGTTCTTCGCCGACAGGATGCTCGGAAAGCTTGCGAAGAAACTCAGGTTGCTTGGTTTCGATACGGCCTATGCCTCGCAGATGAGCGAGGAGGAAATACTTCAGCTGTGCAAAGAATCCGGTCGCATTCTGATCACGAGGGATCGAGATTTGCTGAAGAAGGCCGTCGAAAACGGTGTGCGGTGTTATTACGTCAGTTCGGATGACTGGCGAGAACAACTGGTGGAACTTTCGAAGAAGATCGATCTGAAGAACTCGAAGCGCATGAGCAGGTGCAGCCTGTGCAACGTTGAGCTGGTCGAAGCGAGCGAGGAACAGATAAAGGAAAAGGTCCCACTCTACGTTCAGCAAACGCAGAGAGAGTTTTACTCGTGTCCCGTGTGTGGCCGGGTGTACTGGGCCGGTTCACACGTGGAGCACGCTGAAGAACTTTTCAGGAGGCTGGGACTCTGA
- a CDS encoding response regulator, producing the protein MAKAKILVVDDEENIRFLLSEELADEGYDVQTAKDAEECLKKFEKESFDLVILDIEMPGKNGIEVAGELRKRFPGLKIVLLTAYSHYKYDLSSWAADAYVVKSADLTELKRTIEELLKM; encoded by the coding sequence ATGGCAAAAGCCAAGATCCTCGTTGTGGATGACGAGGAAAACATAAGGTTTCTGCTGAGCGAAGAACTCGCGGACGAAGGTTACGATGTGCAGACCGCCAAGGATGCGGAAGAGTGTCTGAAAAAGTTCGAGAAAGAATCCTTCGACCTGGTGATCTTGGACATCGAGATGCCGGGTAAGAATGGTATAGAAGTGGCGGGCGAGTTGAGGAAAAGGTTCCCCGGGCTGAAGATCGTCCTTCTGACGGCGTATTCACACTACAAGTACGACCTCTCTTCCTGGGCAGCCGACGCCTACGTGGTCAAGTCGGCGGATCTGACTGAACTGAAGCGAACGATCGAAGAGCTCTTGAAGATGTGA